From Nonlabens sp. Ci31, the proteins below share one genomic window:
- a CDS encoding PAS domain S-box protein, producing MQAQLTEKYLNQSKDLFWMVDIDFQLIYANTSYLNFMREATGIEKKLNESAFVEHFGKEDVKKWTAYYNRAIEGEFFEIEEHFYNEKFNEIHYSQITFEPLTGDDTKIFAVSCHSKDVTKIVEKRGHASQLMDASLDVFCIVNEQGKFVFVSACAINLWGYLPEELVGTSYIDLILEEDKTKTSKITEAIFRGDEIKSFANRYKKKDGRIAFNLWSARWDNTTKLLYCVAKDGKDLIKQEEKAYLSEQRFKALVQEGADMIAILDAKGNYIYGSPTCISILGIPKEEFIGKSAFEFIHPVDADQALKGLQKLTTKNRVVLAPYRFKNHINEWRWLETVMTNMLDNPVVNGIVANSRDITDRVEEKQQLKLLESVITHTKDAVLITEAEPFDEPGPRIIYVNEAFTKMTGYEAEEVIGKTPRILQGPNSNKEELAKLRQALKNWKPYEMTTINYKKSGEEFWINFAITPVANEKGYYTHWIAIERDVTGQKVKEQERDLVNEINEIFNQSDDKDLSSCLKDLCEHITKFGEFEFAELWLPAIDGKTINRAANYFIGNVGSLFYNTAKDLDSFELGKAIPGHVWKNQTTEIWEDTDKEWKFFKRKAAAKKAGIKSMLGMPLKHNNEIVGVLLIGTGKAKSTLAPYSGLFKKLESIIGTELSRKKIEIELAQIFEFTPDMICLSGFDGYFKRMNPAGLELLGYSLEEIRSKPILSFMHEQDRLTTSKKQQNLYNGEALRNFENRYITKKGDMVWLSWTAISVPEYATVYSVAKNITEEKKLRELNRQAGRLGKIGSWEFDILNQHTFWTNEVHKLHETDPESFVPSLESSINFYRKDFQPLVKLNVEKCISTGEPFDIEAVIITSKKKDLWVRVIGNAEVVDGKCLRIYGSTQDIDDLKAAEIRLKSLADNIPGVVFQYLIYPDGTDALNFVTQGSKKTWGFSSQEVLQNNQLVWDNIKAGGEFEKVQKSITDSVEFKTKWTCRFKYVMPSGELRTHLGSGTPAFLADGTILFDSIILDVTQEAKNEELLAQTAKIARIGSWEMDLTNQDDNHMYWSPMLFDILELDDNYKPTLTGAIEFHIGESKERIQKVLEVLISDGVEFDEEILLVTAKGNERWSRAIGKSEVVNNKRTKIYGSFQDINERKKAELAIRDSEEKRKLILNGALDAIISIDTNERITFWNQQAEVIFGWKEAEVIGKLLSEMIIPLPLRKYHVQGLKHYLKTGEGKALNVLLELSAIRQNGEEFPIELTILPIKQGGEEFFCAFIRDTTERKKAEKKILDANERFEKVIDATNDSIWDWDLVKNTNKRHKVVERFFGKESSKSSPITSFWQDNFHPEDLDKVHYSVHKAINDPTCNRWELQYRVINEKGEILYVKDRGLIMRNKEGIALRMIGAMSDISDQKRMTVQLSELNKDLQQQTLELKRSNDELEQFAFVASHDLQEPLRMISSFMDLLKRKYGDQLDDKGNQYIYFATDGAKRMKQIILDLLDYSRASKLTEGTETVDVNQVLSEFKQLRRKLISEKNAAFKSNTLPILITYRAAITQIFHCLLDNALKYSEDSINPIIEVDATENEKGWEFAIKDNGIGIEPQFHDKIFVIFQRLHNNETYAGTGIGLAVAKKHVEILKGKLWLESEPGKGSIFYFTIPKSTDYE from the coding sequence ATGCAAGCTCAGTTGACCGAAAAATATCTGAATCAAAGCAAAGATCTTTTTTGGATGGTTGATATAGACTTTCAATTGATTTACGCAAATACATCATACCTGAACTTTATGAGAGAAGCGACCGGTATAGAAAAGAAACTAAATGAGTCTGCATTTGTCGAGCATTTTGGAAAAGAGGATGTAAAAAAGTGGACTGCCTACTATAATAGAGCGATTGAAGGAGAATTTTTTGAAATAGAAGAACATTTCTACAATGAAAAATTCAATGAAATTCATTACAGTCAAATTACCTTTGAACCACTAACTGGAGATGACACTAAGATTTTTGCGGTGTCTTGTCATTCTAAAGATGTCACAAAGATTGTAGAAAAAAGAGGTCATGCAAGCCAATTAATGGATGCTTCTTTAGATGTTTTTTGTATTGTAAACGAACAGGGGAAATTTGTTTTCGTGAGTGCCTGTGCTATAAACCTTTGGGGCTATCTTCCAGAAGAGTTGGTAGGTACATCTTATATAGATTTAATTTTAGAAGAGGATAAAACAAAAACTAGTAAAATCACTGAAGCTATTTTTAGAGGTGACGAAATTAAATCTTTCGCTAATCGTTATAAAAAAAAGGATGGCCGTATTGCATTCAATTTATGGTCAGCACGATGGGATAATACTACTAAACTACTGTATTGCGTAGCCAAAGATGGTAAAGACTTAATTAAGCAAGAAGAAAAGGCTTACCTAAGCGAGCAACGTTTTAAAGCGCTGGTTCAAGAGGGTGCTGACATGATCGCTATACTTGATGCAAAGGGTAACTATATTTATGGAAGTCCTACCTGTATTTCTATACTTGGAATCCCTAAAGAAGAATTTATAGGTAAATCTGCATTTGAATTTATTCATCCAGTAGATGCAGATCAAGCTTTAAAGGGTTTACAAAAATTAACCACAAAAAACCGAGTGGTTTTAGCTCCCTATCGATTCAAAAATCATATAAACGAATGGAGATGGTTGGAGACGGTAATGACAAATATGTTAGACAATCCCGTTGTTAACGGTATTGTAGCGAACTCTAGGGATATTACAGATAGAGTAGAAGAAAAACAGCAACTAAAGCTCCTTGAAAGTGTTATTACACACACCAAAGATGCTGTTTTGATTACAGAGGCCGAACCTTTTGACGAACCAGGCCCTAGGATCATTTATGTCAATGAAGCGTTTACTAAAATGACTGGTTATGAAGCGGAGGAAGTCATTGGTAAAACGCCTAGAATACTTCAAGGACCTAATTCTAATAAAGAAGAATTGGCTAAACTACGTCAGGCACTTAAAAATTGGAAGCCTTATGAAATGACCACCATCAACTACAAGAAAAGTGGTGAAGAATTCTGGATCAATTTTGCGATTACTCCAGTAGCCAATGAAAAAGGCTATTACACTCATTGGATTGCCATAGAACGAGATGTGACAGGCCAAAAGGTCAAAGAACAGGAAAGAGATCTTGTTAACGAAATAAACGAGATTTTCAATCAATCTGATGATAAAGACCTAAGCAGTTGTCTAAAAGATCTTTGTGAACACATCACTAAGTTTGGAGAATTTGAGTTCGCTGAACTCTGGTTGCCTGCTATAGATGGAAAAACGATCAATCGTGCAGCAAATTATTTTATAGGAAACGTAGGAAGTCTATTTTATAACACAGCTAAGGATTTAGATTCCTTTGAATTAGGAAAGGCAATTCCAGGCCATGTCTGGAAAAACCAAACGACGGAGATTTGGGAAGATACTGATAAAGAATGGAAATTCTTTAAAAGAAAAGCAGCGGCTAAAAAAGCAGGAATAAAATCCATGTTGGGAATGCCTTTAAAGCACAATAATGAAATTGTAGGAGTACTCTTGATAGGTACGGGAAAAGCCAAATCTACTTTAGCTCCATATTCAGGGCTATTTAAAAAATTAGAGTCCATTATTGGTACGGAACTAAGTCGAAAGAAAATAGAAATCGAACTTGCTCAAATTTTTGAGTTTACCCCTGATATGATTTGTCTGTCAGGCTTTGATGGCTATTTTAAACGTATGAATCCAGCTGGCTTAGAATTACTAGGCTATTCTTTAGAAGAAATACGCTCCAAACCTATCCTTTCTTTTATGCATGAGCAGGATAGGTTGACCACTAGTAAAAAGCAACAGAATCTGTATAACGGTGAAGCGCTCCGAAATTTTGAAAACCGTTATATCACAAAAAAAGGAGACATGGTATGGTTAAGCTGGACAGCTATTTCGGTGCCCGAATATGCCACTGTGTATTCAGTTGCTAAGAACATTACGGAAGAAAAAAAATTAAGAGAGTTGAACCGTCAAGCCGGTAGGCTGGGGAAAATTGGTAGTTGGGAATTTGACATATTAAATCAACATACTTTTTGGACCAATGAAGTTCATAAATTGCATGAAACAGACCCAGAGTCGTTTGTTCCAAGTTTAGAAAGTAGTATCAACTTTTATCGTAAGGATTTCCAGCCTTTAGTAAAATTGAACGTTGAAAAATGTATATCCACTGGTGAGCCTTTTGATATTGAAGCAGTTATAATCACTTCCAAAAAGAAAGATTTGTGGGTGCGCGTCATTGGAAATGCGGAAGTTGTGGACGGTAAGTGCTTACGTATTTATGGCAGTACTCAGGATATTGACGACCTTAAAGCAGCCGAAATCAGACTGAAATCCTTAGCGGATAATATTCCAGGCGTAGTATTTCAATATTTAATATATCCTGACGGTACTGATGCTTTGAATTTCGTAACCCAAGGTTCAAAAAAAACCTGGGGTTTTTCTTCTCAAGAAGTTCTTCAAAACAATCAGTTGGTATGGGATAATATAAAAGCTGGAGGAGAATTTGAAAAAGTTCAAAAAAGTATAACAGATTCTGTCGAATTCAAAACAAAGTGGACGTGTCGCTTCAAATATGTGATGCCCTCTGGCGAACTTCGAACCCATTTAGGAAGTGGAACCCCTGCTTTTTTGGCAGACGGCACCATTTTATTTGACTCCATTATACTTGACGTAACACAAGAGGCCAAAAACGAGGAGTTGCTCGCACAGACTGCGAAAATTGCACGTATAGGCAGTTGGGAAATGGATTTAACAAACCAAGATGACAATCATATGTACTGGTCTCCTATGTTATTTGACATATTGGAACTGGATGATAACTACAAACCAACCTTAACCGGAGCTATAGAATTCCATATAGGGGAAAGTAAAGAGCGAATACAGAAAGTACTAGAGGTTTTAATTAGTGATGGTGTTGAGTTTGATGAAGAAATATTACTAGTTACCGCTAAAGGAAATGAACGATGGAGCCGTGCCATTGGTAAAAGCGAAGTCGTAAATAACAAGCGCACTAAAATTTATGGTAGTTTTCAAGATATTAACGAACGGAAAAAAGCGGAGTTAGCTATTAGAGACAGTGAGGAAAAAAGAAAGCTTATCTTGAACGGTGCGCTAGATGCAATTATTTCTATCGATACGAATGAAAGGATCACTTTCTGGAATCAGCAGGCTGAAGTTATTTTTGGATGGAAAGAAGCAGAAGTAATTGGAAAACTACTATCTGAAATGATTATACCCTTACCGTTACGCAAATACCATGTGCAGGGGTTGAAGCATTATCTTAAAACAGGCGAAGGTAAAGCCCTCAATGTCTTACTGGAGTTATCAGCTATCAGGCAAAATGGTGAGGAGTTTCCCATTGAATTAACAATACTACCGATAAAACAAGGAGGAGAAGAGTTTTTCTGTGCATTTATCAGGGATACTACCGAGAGGAAAAAAGCAGAGAAAAAGATCCTTGATGCCAATGAACGCTTTGAAAAAGTAATAGATGCAACCAATGATTCCATTTGGGATTGGGATCTCGTAAAAAATACTAACAAACGCCATAAAGTTGTGGAACGGTTTTTTGGAAAAGAATCTTCCAAATCATCTCCTATTACCAGCTTCTGGCAAGACAACTTTCATCCAGAAGACCTTGATAAAGTTCATTACAGTGTTCACAAAGCTATAAATGACCCTACCTGCAATAGATGGGAATTGCAATACAGAGTAATTAATGAAAAAGGAGAAATACTCTATGTAAAAGACAGAGGTTTGATCATGAGAAATAAGGAAGGAATTGCGTTGCGCATGATAGGTGCTATGTCTGATATTTCAGACCAAAAACGCATGACAGTTCAATTAAGCGAACTCAATAAGGACCTTCAACAACAAACGCTCGAATTGAAACGCTCCAATGATGAATTAGAACAATTTGCTTTTGTAGCCTCTCATGATTTACAAGAGCCCTTAAGAATGATTTCTAGCTTTATGGATTTATTGAAGCGAAAATATGGAGACCAACTTGATGATAAAGGAAACCAGTACATTTATTTTGCTACTGACGGAGCCAAAAGGATGAAGCAGATTATACTTGATCTGTTAGATTATTCAAGAGCAAGCAAACTTACCGAAGGAACAGAAACAGTAGATGTAAATCAGGTTCTTTCTGAATTTAAACAACTTAGGAGAAAACTTATTTCAGAGAAAAATGCGGCATTTAAATCTAACACTTTACCTATCTTAATTACTTACAGAGCAGCTATTACACAAATATTCCACTGTTTATTAGACAATGCGCTCAAGTACTCAGAAGACAGTATCAATCCTATTATTGAAGTAGATGCAACAGAAAATGAAAAGGGATGGGAATTTGCTATTAAAGACAATGGAATTGGTATAGAACCTCAATTCCATGATAAAATATTTGTTATTTTTCAAAGACTGCATAACAATGAAACCTATGCCGGTACAGGAATTGGACTTGCTGTGGCTAAAAAACACGTAGAGATTTTAAAAGGGAAACTTTGGCTAGAATCTGAACCCGGAAAAGGATCTATTTTTTACTTTACAATTCCTAAATCAACTGATTATGAATAA
- a CDS encoding response regulator, with product MNNQKNKLAHILLVEDNEGDVLLTMEAFEECKLKIELSVARNGKEALDFVFKKGAFKDVKTPDLILLDINMPIFNGHEVLQQIKADSKLKKIPVIMLTTSSNQMDINKAYENYCNSYVQKPLNMVEFLDAILKIEQFWLQLTSLAK from the coding sequence ATGAATAATCAAAAAAACAAACTCGCTCACATTTTGCTCGTAGAAGATAACGAAGGGGATGTTCTACTCACGATGGAAGCTTTTGAAGAGTGTAAATTAAAAATAGAATTGAGCGTTGCGAGAAACGGCAAGGAAGCTCTTGATTTTGTTTTTAAAAAAGGGGCGTTTAAAGATGTAAAAACTCCTGATCTCATTTTATTAGACATCAACATGCCTATATTTAATGGACATGAAGTCTTACAGCAAATTAAAGCCGATTCTAAGCTCAAAAAAATCCCTGTAATTATGCTGACGACCTCGTCTAATCAAATGGATATCAATAAAGCTTATGAAAACTACTGCAATAGCTATGTGCAAAAACCTCTTAATATGGTTGAATTTCTAGATGCGATACTGAAAATTGAGCAATTTTGGTTGCAACTCACTTCATTAGCAAAGTAA
- a CDS encoding response regulator: protein MIRQLENYIEKLTVLVIEDNQGDFILIEDYLLEKFKQINIIHKTNYESSIKYLKSREKEVAVILLDLHLPDMQGVNLIKKLSDHNFHIPTIVLTGYSDLKLAKQSLQIGAYDYLIKDEINPIVLHKTIVFALKRSEFIHQIEAEKDNYENLFNFSPQPTWLLEAQSLKVLNANIAAQTTYGISIDDFLNMSFTQLHTVEEKQRIKNKFLSKERDVNDEHFTHLLSDGTEIKVDVYFQEIKTHSGNRLIVQSNDVSETLKRIDTIEFQNATLKEIAWTQSHVVRAPLSRILGIINLIEEEPENFDELSFWLKQLKNSTNEMDEIVKKIVDETNRFDHK from the coding sequence ATGATCAGACAATTGGAAAACTATATAGAAAAGTTGACTGTTCTCGTTATTGAGGACAATCAAGGGGATTTTATTTTGATCGAAGATTATTTACTTGAGAAGTTCAAACAAATAAACATCATACATAAGACCAATTATGAAAGCTCCATAAAATACCTTAAAAGTAGGGAGAAAGAAGTTGCTGTCATATTGTTAGATTTGCACTTGCCAGACATGCAAGGTGTTAATTTGATAAAAAAATTATCAGACCATAATTTTCATATACCCACTATTGTTCTAACTGGATATTCCGATCTTAAATTGGCTAAGCAAAGTCTTCAAATTGGGGCATATGACTATCTTATTAAAGATGAAATCAACCCAATCGTTCTCCATAAAACCATTGTTTTTGCCTTAAAAAGAAGCGAGTTTATTCATCAAATTGAAGCTGAAAAGGACAATTACGAGAACCTTTTTAACTTTAGTCCGCAACCTACGTGGCTCTTAGAGGCTCAGTCTTTAAAAGTACTCAATGCAAATATTGCGGCACAAACGACCTATGGGATCTCTATTGACGATTTTTTAAATATGTCGTTTACACAATTACATACGGTAGAGGAAAAACAGCGTATCAAAAACAAGTTCCTTTCAAAGGAGCGCGATGTTAATGATGAACACTTCACACACCTACTTAGTGATGGTACTGAAATCAAAGTAGATGTCTATTTTCAGGAAATTAAAACCCATTCAGGCAACCGGCTGATTGTGCAATCCAATGATGTATCAGAGACCTTGAAACGCATCGATACCATTGAATTTCAGAATGCTACATTAAAGGAGATTGCATGGACCCAATCTCACGTGGTACGTGCCCCATTATCCAGAATATTAGGGATTATAAACTTAATTGAAGAGGAACCCGAAAACTTTGATGAACTTTCATTTTGGTTAAAGCAGTTAAAAAATTCAACCAATGAAATGGATGAAATCGTAAAAAAAATAGTTGATGAAACAAATCGTTTTGATCATAAATAG
- a CDS encoding response regulator codes for MKKELFIIDDDPIQRIIISKMAEIIDCSLIVDQSENGKIGLEKLEKIKNSNHTTIVILDINMPVLDGWGFLDQIEKCHFYNLPQLFIYIVSSSTDESDILKARQYSFIKRFLHKPLSKEDIGTIINLN; via the coding sequence ATGAAAAAAGAACTTTTTATTATAGATGATGATCCCATTCAACGAATAATTATTTCGAAAATGGCTGAGATTATAGACTGCTCTTTGATTGTTGATCAATCTGAGAATGGGAAAATAGGTTTAGAAAAATTGGAAAAAATAAAGAATTCAAATCATACAACCATCGTAATATTGGATATCAACATGCCAGTTCTAGACGGCTGGGGTTTTTTGGATCAGATTGAGAAATGTCATTTCTACAACTTGCCTCAACTTTTTATTTATATAGTTTCTTCATCTACCGATGAAAGCGATATTTTAAAGGCCCGACAATATAGCTTTATCAAGAGATTCTTGCATAAACCATTAAGTAAAGAAGATATTGGCACCATCATAAACTTGAATTAG
- a CDS encoding SDR family NAD(P)-dependent oxidoreductase codes for MIELKGKNALITGSSRGVGQQIALGLAQLGCHVIVHGRKEENNKETLELLKAYSVNTYSVYGDLSDENQISDLIDQVRTLQIPIDILYNNAGIMRDYREDIWSHTTEDWLETYKVNVVAMYKLCSAFVPLMIENNFGRVVNTTSRIMDQPQLAPYGASKWAVDKLSQDIAAAVKNTPVRINYMDPSWLRTDLGGEHADNPVEAVLPGALAPLLIDDDGPNGQFFSAIEN; via the coding sequence ATGATAGAATTAAAAGGGAAAAATGCGCTCATAACAGGATCTAGTCGAGGAGTAGGCCAACAAATTGCATTGGGACTTGCCCAACTAGGATGTCATGTTATCGTACACGGAAGGAAAGAAGAAAATAATAAAGAAACGTTGGAACTGTTAAAAGCCTATTCAGTAAATACTTATAGTGTTTATGGCGATCTATCTGATGAAAATCAAATTAGTGATTTGATAGACCAAGTTAGAACGCTACAAATACCAATTGACATATTATACAACAACGCGGGAATAATGAGAGATTATCGGGAGGATATATGGTCTCATACAACAGAGGACTGGTTAGAAACCTACAAAGTGAATGTTGTTGCCATGTATAAACTTTGTAGTGCATTTGTCCCTTTAATGATAGAAAATAATTTTGGACGAGTGGTAAACACCACTTCTCGAATAATGGACCAGCCCCAACTAGCTCCTTATGGTGCATCAAAATGGGCCGTTGACAAATTGTCCCAAGATATAGCTGCTGCAGTAAAGAATACACCTGTACGAATAAATTATATGGATCCAAGCTGGTTGAGGACAGATCTAGGTGGTGAACATGCTGATAACCCAGTGGAAGCAGTGCTCCCTGGTGCCTTAGCACCTCTTTTAATTGATGATGACGGACCAAATGGTCAGTTTTTCTCTGCAATAGAGAATTGA
- a CDS encoding flavin monoamine oxidase family protein, whose translation MMLIIGAGLSGLLTGYFLKKEGIPFKILEARERVGGRINTVYGISNTPVEMGATWFTNQHKHLIALLNELELNYFDQHTDSSVLFQSSNTSPIQSIKIPSQQPSHRIAGGTSHLIESLLQKLDSKDILLNQSVKSIKCYENTVQVITNEVFEVHKVIMAIPPKLWSKRIVFEPALPQQLIDIAQQTHTWMEDSIKIALTYSLPFWEGENLSGTFYSPTGPITELYDHCNHQRTKYALCGFINSSFKNLSYADRRRSVIKQLKDVFGNQAEEFIDYNECVWSEEENTFQPSDEFLYPHQNNGNLIFSNSYFDDKLFISSSESAAEFPGYMDGAVYAAHVVAQKIINTQL comes from the coding sequence ATGATGCTAATAATTGGAGCTGGCTTATCTGGCCTTTTAACAGGGTATTTTCTAAAAAAAGAAGGCATTCCGTTTAAAATTTTAGAAGCGAGAGAAAGAGTTGGTGGAAGAATCAACACGGTCTATGGAATTAGTAATACACCTGTTGAAATGGGAGCTACATGGTTCACCAATCAACATAAACACTTGATAGCGCTGTTAAACGAATTAGAGCTGAATTATTTTGACCAGCATACGGACAGTAGTGTTTTATTTCAATCCTCCAATACTTCACCCATACAATCTATTAAAATCCCTAGTCAACAGCCTAGCCATAGAATCGCTGGCGGTACCTCCCACCTAATAGAAAGCTTACTGCAAAAGCTAGATAGTAAGGATATCTTGCTGAATCAATCTGTAAAGAGTATAAAATGCTATGAGAATACTGTTCAAGTGATTACAAATGAGGTTTTTGAAGTTCATAAAGTTATTATGGCCATTCCTCCAAAATTGTGGTCTAAAAGAATCGTTTTTGAGCCTGCTTTACCTCAACAATTGATAGATATTGCACAGCAAACTCATACGTGGATGGAGGATTCCATTAAAATTGCTCTGACCTATAGTCTACCATTTTGGGAAGGAGAAAACCTCTCTGGAACTTTTTACAGTCCTACAGGACCCATTACCGAATTATATGACCACTGCAATCATCAAAGAACTAAATACGCCCTCTGCGGATTTATAAATTCATCTTTTAAAAACTTATCTTATGCTGATAGACGTAGGAGCGTGATCAAGCAGCTAAAAGATGTTTTTGGAAATCAGGCGGAAGAGTTTATTGATTACAACGAATGTGTGTGGAGCGAAGAAGAAAACACCTTTCAACCATCTGATGAGTTTCTTTATCCACATCAAAATAATGGAAACCTAATTTTTAGCAACTCCTATTTTGATGATAAATTGTTTATTTCCAGTTCAGAGTCAGCTGCAGAATTCCCCGGGTATATGGATGGAGCAGTATATGCAGCTCATGTAGTTGCTCAAAAAATCATAAATACACAGCTCTAA
- a CDS encoding sensor histidine kinase, which yields MIKPADHKNEKERLEDLQSYSILDTLSETDYDDITAIAAEICGTEISLISLIDDKRQWLKSAHGIDLKETPRENAFCAHAINDQENVFIVQDARSDERFHDNPLVTGETSLVFYAGVPLVSDNGLPLGALCVIDKKPKLLSQTQVKSLKALGRQVMHILNLRKTKSTLEKTLENLEEKNLELERFAFLAAHDLKSPLNNINGLSQLFLDVYGSEIDEEGKEMISLITSSSNKLGKLIDGLLEYSKSETILNEKKSNINLKHLIEDISGLFAYEHQLELQLNSSITEISVNRTVLEQVLINLITNAIKYNDKEQVEIEIGVTASATHYKFYVQDNGPGIALENQNKIFEMFEVLGNKDKFGKKGNGIGLATVKKVVEHSGGRIKVTSEPKKGARFIFTLKK from the coding sequence ATGATAAAACCAGCAGATCATAAAAATGAAAAAGAAAGATTAGAAGATCTTCAATCCTATTCTATTTTAGATACCTTATCAGAAACTGATTATGATGATATAACGGCTATTGCAGCAGAAATATGTGGGACAGAAATTTCTTTGATAAGCCTAATTGACGATAAACGTCAATGGCTCAAATCTGCTCACGGAATAGACCTGAAAGAGACTCCAAGGGAAAATGCCTTTTGTGCTCATGCTATCAATGACCAAGAAAATGTGTTTATTGTTCAAGATGCCAGATCAGACGAGCGATTTCATGACAACCCATTGGTAACAGGAGAGACTTCTTTAGTCTTTTATGCCGGTGTTCCTTTAGTGAGCGACAATGGTCTTCCTTTAGGTGCTTTATGTGTGATTGATAAAAAACCAAAATTATTGAGTCAAACACAAGTGAAATCTCTGAAAGCCTTAGGGCGTCAAGTGATGCATATATTAAATCTCAGGAAGACAAAATCAACCTTAGAAAAAACATTAGAAAATCTAGAAGAAAAAAATCTAGAATTGGAGCGCTTTGCATTTTTAGCTGCGCATGATCTTAAATCCCCTTTAAATAATATTAACGGGCTGTCGCAATTATTTTTAGACGTTTATGGTTCTGAAATTGATGAAGAAGGAAAAGAAATGATCAGTCTCATTACAAGCTCAAGCAATAAACTAGGAAAACTTATTGACGGATTACTTGAATACAGTAAAAGCGAAACTATATTAAATGAAAAAAAATCCAACATAAATTTAAAACATTTGATAGAAGACATTAGCGGTCTTTTTGCTTACGAGCACCAATTAGAACTCCAATTAAATTCTTCTATAACTGAGATATCAGTAAATAGAACAGTCCTAGAGCAAGTGCTGATTAACCTCATCACAAACGCAATTAAATATAACGATAAAGAACAAGTAGAAATTGAAATCGGTGTTACCGCATCTGCCACTCACTACAAATTTTATGTTCAAGATAATGGCCCTGGTATCGCTTTAGAAAATCAAAATAAGATATTCGAGATGTTTGAGGTCTTGGGCAATAAAGATAAGTTTGGTAAGAAAGGTAACGGAATCGGTTTAGCGACAGTAAAGAAAGTAGTTGAGCATAGTGGCGGCAGAATAAAAGTAACATCCGAACCGAAAAAAGGAGCTAGATTTATATTTACCTTAAAAAAATAA
- a CDS encoding phage tail protein, with protein sequence MKKIIAIAFLLVSMNALSQTEESFIGEVKLFAGNFTPKGWALCQGQTISINENQALFSILGTNYGGDRRTTFALPNSRGRVPIETTDTDTDNTEIKVGDKKEAAKISKGMEVETLPT encoded by the coding sequence ATGAAAAAAATAATAGCGATTGCCTTCTTGCTCGTTTCCATGAACGCTCTAAGTCAAACAGAAGAATCTTTTATTGGAGAAGTAAAATTATTTGCGGGCAATTTTACGCCAAAAGGTTGGGCATTATGTCAGGGACAAACAATTTCCATTAATGAAAACCAAGCATTATTTTCCATCCTTGGAACCAACTACGGTGGAGATCGACGTACTACCTTTGCCTTACCTAACTCAAGAGGCAGAGTACCTATAGAAACAACCGATACCGATACCGATAATACTGAGATTAAAGTAGGTGATAAAAAAGAAGCTGCAAAAATTAGTAAAGGTATGGAGGTAGAAACACTCCCAACATAG